A window of the Streptomyces sp. NBC_00454 genome harbors these coding sequences:
- a CDS encoding alpha/beta fold hydrolase, giving the protein MKALFIHGIEDQGASWRETCDALAEGFEYETPDFPWQRGTDFTWLGRQAPHDAVTAELARVRPEICVAHSFGALALIEALLRDPAGYRPRAIVLIAPFYLNTAERLDWRLLDRTRVEFSNLMRDSIVSRAKRVGRAVSEETLEMMVSKLMSGINPLAFTELFGHFALMQHQPLEKLAIPGRLIGSEDDPGFAGDRAQELSSRLGLELTLLPGRDHFLHYTAPQAVAESIQSLLQGSYASAS; this is encoded by the coding sequence ATGAAGGCACTGTTCATCCACGGAATCGAGGACCAGGGCGCATCCTGGCGCGAGACCTGCGACGCACTGGCCGAGGGCTTCGAGTACGAGACCCCGGACTTCCCCTGGCAGCGCGGTACCGACTTCACCTGGCTGGGCCGGCAGGCACCGCACGACGCGGTGACGGCCGAACTGGCGCGGGTGCGGCCGGAGATCTGTGTGGCCCACTCCTTCGGTGCGCTCGCGCTCATCGAAGCGCTGCTGCGCGACCCAGCCGGTTACCGGCCCCGCGCGATCGTGCTGATCGCGCCCTTCTATCTGAACACGGCGGAACGCCTGGACTGGCGGCTGCTCGACCGGACCCGCGTCGAATTCTCCAATCTGATGCGCGATTCGATCGTGTCGCGGGCCAAGCGGGTCGGCCGGGCGGTTTCCGAGGAAACCCTCGAGATGATGGTCAGCAAGCTCATGAGCGGGATCAACCCGCTGGCCTTCACCGAGCTGTTCGGCCATTTCGCGCTGATGCAGCACCAGCCTCTCGAGAAGCTGGCGATCCCCGGACGGCTGATCGGCTCCGAGGACGACCCCGGATTCGCCGGTGACCGCGCCCAGGAACTCAGCTCCCGGCTCGGCCTGGAACTGACGCTGCTGCCCGGCCGCGATCACTTCCTGCACTACACGGCGCCGCAGGCGGTCGCTGAGAGCATTCAGTCCCTCCTCCAGGGTTCGTACGCTTCCGCATCGTGA
- a CDS encoding beta-ketoacyl synthase N-terminal-like domain-containing protein, with product MSSCFGDFDETLQAMHEGRRGTRELADVTGFEIPGVAVVYADPSIEVPYVQRAAEHLRRALGQTLSQLPPLDLQRTAVILCTGLGVTSGDEADPGVSWSSVEDVARAELGPDVDVYSITNACSASGMGLALGSDLLQTGAYDQVLLAAADSMTRAMLTMIGKVAAEPAQHCAPFEEKHVGAVLGEGAATCLLSLDDSWSGLERFAAVSAIECSSDANHPTAPDQQTIEETVHRAIARAGLTAGDLDFVVPHGTGTTLNDQCEIAVYSAMPDLTSRAVFLPLKGGLGHTSGASFLMSLLTGMAVTRGTPPPGYVPGTTIEGAGALRWRPDASWTPRRGLVCAYGFGGANAVGVIAA from the coding sequence ATGAGCAGCTGCTTCGGCGATTTCGACGAGACGCTGCAGGCCATGCACGAAGGCCGGCGCGGCACCCGCGAGCTCGCCGACGTCACCGGCTTCGAGATCCCCGGCGTCGCGGTCGTCTACGCCGATCCGTCCATCGAGGTGCCGTACGTGCAGCGCGCCGCCGAGCACCTGCGGCGCGCCCTGGGCCAGACCCTGAGCCAGCTGCCCCCGCTGGACCTGCAGCGGACCGCCGTGATCCTGTGCACCGGTCTGGGCGTCACTTCGGGCGACGAGGCGGACCCGGGTGTGTCGTGGTCCTCGGTCGAGGACGTGGCCCGCGCGGAACTCGGCCCGGACGTCGACGTCTACTCGATCACCAACGCCTGTTCGGCCAGCGGCATGGGGCTGGCCCTCGGCTCCGATCTGCTGCAGACCGGCGCCTACGACCAGGTGCTCCTGGCCGCGGCCGACAGCATGACCCGCGCGATGCTCACGATGATCGGCAAGGTCGCGGCCGAGCCGGCACAGCACTGCGCTCCGTTCGAGGAGAAGCACGTCGGCGCCGTGCTCGGCGAGGGCGCGGCCACCTGCCTGCTCTCGCTCGACGATTCCTGGTCCGGCCTGGAGCGGTTCGCCGCGGTCAGCGCCATCGAGTGCTCGAGCGATGCCAACCACCCGACCGCGCCCGACCAGCAGACCATCGAGGAGACCGTGCACCGCGCGATCGCGCGGGCCGGACTCACCGCGGGCGACCTCGACTTCGTCGTCCCGCACGGCACCGGAACCACACTCAACGACCAGTGCGAGATCGCGGTGTACTCCGCGATGCCGGACCTCACGAGCCGGGCGGTGTTCCTCCCGCTCAAGGGCGGCCTCGGCCACACGTCGGGAGCGTCGTTCCTGATGTCGCTGCTGACGGGGATGGCGGTAACGCGCGGCACACCCCCGCCCGGATACGTCCCGGGCACCACGATCGAAGGTGCGGGCGCGTTGCGCTGGCGACCGGACGCCTCGTGGACGCCCAGGCGAGGGCTGGTGTGCGCGTACGGATTCGGCGGTGCGAATGCGGTAGGAGTGATCGCGGCATGA
- a CDS encoding beta-ketoacyl synthase chain length factor, giving the protein MWFSCSAIGAVTRFGIGYSAQLEPNEYDSPDQLAVPQFDVTTELGRKGSSTLDRLGALALLSARDCLADVPSLPEGTGVTVSTTVGSMRSTLDYSGITIIGPKPWNVPPSLFPNTVMNAAAGLVAIRHGLTGPNTTIAGGKAGGMKAMSYIEMLTETELLSACLLVCAEELTAPRQAWAAAAGEDPIGEAAVALLLTPGEVADREFRIRVQQGERAADPDAAVVVAGAAGVKAVSAAAGHVVDVEEVFGVVGSATFGCQVLIALHLLRTGRHPRVIIPFPDAQKRSWVEVEL; this is encoded by the coding sequence ATGTGGTTCTCCTGTTCCGCAATCGGCGCGGTCACGCGATTCGGTATCGGGTACTCCGCGCAACTCGAGCCGAATGAGTACGACTCGCCGGACCAGCTCGCGGTGCCCCAGTTCGATGTGACCACGGAGCTGGGCCGCAAGGGGTCGAGCACGCTCGACCGGCTCGGCGCCCTCGCGCTGCTGTCCGCGCGGGACTGCCTCGCCGACGTGCCCTCGCTCCCCGAGGGCACCGGTGTGACGGTGTCCACCACGGTCGGCAGCATGCGGTCCACCCTGGACTACTCCGGGATCACGATCATCGGCCCCAAGCCGTGGAACGTACCGCCGTCGCTGTTCCCGAACACCGTGATGAACGCGGCCGCCGGGCTCGTCGCCATCCGCCACGGCCTGACCGGGCCGAACACCACCATCGCCGGTGGCAAGGCGGGCGGCATGAAGGCCATGTCCTACATCGAGATGCTGACCGAGACGGAGCTGCTGTCGGCCTGCCTGCTCGTCTGCGCCGAGGAGCTCACCGCTCCGCGGCAGGCGTGGGCGGCCGCGGCCGGCGAAGACCCGATCGGCGAGGCGGCCGTAGCGCTGCTGCTCACGCCCGGCGAGGTGGCGGACCGGGAGTTCCGGATCCGAGTGCAGCAGGGCGAGCGGGCGGCCGATCCGGATGCCGCCGTGGTCGTCGCGGGTGCGGCGGGTGTGAAGGCGGTGAGTGCTGCCGCCGGGCACGTCGTGGACGTGGAGGAGGTGTTCGGTGTGGTGGGGTCGGCAACCTTCGGCTGCCAGGTCCTGATCGCGCTGCACCTGCTCCGCACCGGACGCCACCCCCGGGTGATCATCCCGTTCCCTGATGCGCAGAAACGTTCCTGGGTCGAGGTCGAGCTGTGA
- a CDS encoding DsbA family protein has product MTRPPAKPPRIYFSLRSPFSWISLQLIEKTRPEVLETSELLPYWDPAPETLEALTAQRGDYHYTQMSRAKHLYILQDTKRLTRRLGLAMVWPVDRSPRWEVPHLAWLAASAEDRPAVYRTLMDARWGRGEDICDEEHIAGLFAAAGLDAELARAHRDADVAARGVEVLVRAYKDDVFGIPYFKAGSQRFWGMERVGWFLSCYDQWLETGKFSQPDEPVDMPETGGLTESLDAESLDADSPGGCG; this is encoded by the coding sequence GTGACCCGCCCGCCCGCCAAGCCGCCGCGCATCTACTTCTCCCTGCGCAGCCCCTTCAGCTGGATCAGCCTGCAGCTGATCGAGAAGACCCGGCCCGAGGTGCTGGAGACCAGCGAGCTGCTGCCCTACTGGGACCCGGCTCCGGAAACCCTCGAAGCGCTCACGGCGCAGCGCGGTGACTACCACTACACCCAGATGAGCCGGGCCAAGCACCTGTACATCCTGCAGGACACCAAGCGGCTCACCCGCCGCCTCGGGCTCGCCATGGTCTGGCCGGTCGACCGCTCGCCCCGCTGGGAGGTCCCGCACCTGGCATGGCTGGCCGCCTCCGCGGAGGACCGGCCGGCCGTCTACCGCACCCTCATGGACGCCCGCTGGGGCCGCGGTGAGGACATCTGCGACGAGGAGCACATCGCGGGCCTCTTCGCCGCCGCCGGGCTGGACGCCGAGCTGGCCCGGGCGCACAGGGACGCCGACGTCGCCGCCCGGGGCGTCGAGGTACTGGTGCGCGCCTACAAGGACGACGTCTTCGGCATCCCGTACTTCAAGGCCGGCAGCCAGCGCTTCTGGGGCATGGAGCGGGTCGGCTGGTTCCTGTCCTGCTACGACCAGTGGCTCGAGACGGGCAAGTTCAGCCAGCCGGACGAGCCGGTGGACATGCCCGAGACCGGCGGGCTGACGGAGTCCCTCGACGCCGAGTCCCTCGACGCCGACTCACCAGGAGGCTGCGGATGA
- a CDS encoding beta-ketoacyl synthase → MSQKVLVTGLGPVSSLGIGRDAFDAALFAGRVGTSTIRSFDTSEFRTDQAGEVHDFVAEQICKNVTGEQYGRSSLLAAAAARLAVEDAGLGQVDLDAARIAICMGTTSGESQEMERATAEYLVTTPGVISADAADKLPAQRIGEAVAVELAAGHSDDITFSTACSASNYSIAYGSLLIASGKADIAIVGGADAVCRWAHAGFYRLGAMSPDVCRPFDAEREGMLTAEGGVALVLESEAHAKARGAVPLATVLGAGINCDADHMVAPNRDSVARCIRLAHERAGITPDQVDYISAHGTGTKANDATESSAIADVFGASPPPVSSIKSMLGHTMGAASGFGAVACVLGLLRQMCPPTANFRELDPDVPLTDVVPNVGRPARLDVVQNHGFAFGGNNAIVLFGKV, encoded by the coding sequence GTGAGCCAGAAAGTCCTGGTGACCGGTCTCGGACCGGTTTCCAGTCTCGGAATCGGGCGGGACGCATTCGATGCCGCGCTGTTCGCGGGGCGGGTGGGCACTTCGACCATCAGGTCGTTCGACACCTCCGAATTCCGCACCGATCAGGCCGGCGAGGTCCACGACTTCGTGGCCGAGCAGATCTGCAAGAACGTCACCGGCGAGCAGTACGGCCGCAGCAGCCTGCTGGCCGCCGCGGCCGCCCGGCTGGCGGTGGAGGACGCGGGGCTGGGCCAGGTGGATCTCGATGCCGCGCGCATCGCGATCTGCATGGGTACGACCAGTGGTGAGTCGCAGGAAATGGAGCGGGCCACCGCCGAGTACCTGGTGACCACACCGGGCGTGATCTCGGCGGACGCGGCGGACAAGCTGCCGGCGCAGCGCATCGGCGAGGCCGTCGCGGTCGAGCTCGCTGCCGGCCACTCCGACGACATCACCTTTTCGACCGCCTGTTCGGCCAGCAACTACAGCATCGCCTACGGTTCGCTGCTGATCGCCTCCGGCAAGGCCGACATCGCGATCGTCGGCGGTGCCGACGCGGTGTGCCGCTGGGCCCATGCGGGCTTCTACCGGCTCGGCGCCATGTCTCCCGACGTGTGCCGTCCCTTCGACGCCGAGCGCGAGGGCATGCTCACCGCCGAGGGCGGGGTCGCCCTGGTACTGGAGTCCGAGGCGCACGCGAAGGCGCGCGGCGCGGTCCCCCTGGCCACGGTGCTCGGCGCCGGCATCAACTGCGACGCCGACCACATGGTGGCGCCGAATCGCGATTCGGTGGCCCGCTGCATCCGGCTGGCGCACGAGCGCGCCGGCATCACGCCGGACCAGGTCGACTACATCTCCGCCCACGGCACCGGCACCAAGGCCAACGACGCCACCGAGAGCTCGGCGATCGCGGACGTCTTCGGTGCCAGCCCGCCGCCGGTGAGCTCGATCAAATCGATGCTCGGTCACACCATGGGCGCGGCCAGCGGCTTCGGCGCCGTCGCGTGCGTGCTCGGGCTGCTGCGGCAGATGTGCCCGCCGACCGCGAACTTCAGGGAGCTGGACCCGGACGTGCCGCTGACCGATGTGGTTCCGAACGTGGGCCGTCCCGCGCGGCTCGACGTCGTCCAGAACCACGGCTTCGCTTTCGGTGGCAACAACGCCATCGTCCTGTTCGGGAAGGTCTGA
- a CDS encoding MFS transporter: protein MTSAVALPPTEQVRTSKAAIAASVVGVFICLLDTNIVNVALPDIQRALGGGISASQWIVSLYVLALAALIVPAGILGDLRDIRVLYGVGGAVFGLGSLACTLAASSGTHGTAMIFVGRAVQGVGAALILPLSLAMIFVFAEPAARTKLIALWSAVGGLSTAVGPLVGGLIVQHIGWTWIFLINLPVVAVLVALLLRTPAPGGRRREALPSPVSVAAFAVSTFALTLALIQGPSWGWADVRVLAMFGLTLVGTVVFVAGEAGSKRPLVPVTLRREREFRSSLLTGFVSGFAVFSLFFFLSYYLQYGAGLSPTATGLHYLPMSAMLVVFAGAGRKVGERIGQAATIGVGMLICGIGLTLLWVMLADSRPGALATIVPTVVLGIGVGLSFPATSAQAFAHTSGDDYGTAASILTMTRQLGTSVGIGVLSLIMTRSVGQHLTADAVRDGLRWIGLAGAVATTLIALVNLRAAARNASNPESESE from the coding sequence ATGACCTCCGCAGTGGCACTGCCCCCCACCGAGCAGGTCCGGACCTCGAAGGCGGCGATCGCCGCCTCCGTGGTGGGCGTGTTCATCTGCCTGCTGGACACCAACATCGTCAACGTCGCGCTGCCCGACATCCAGCGGGCGCTCGGCGGTGGGATCAGCGCATCGCAGTGGATCGTCAGCCTGTACGTACTGGCCCTGGCGGCCCTGATCGTGCCCGCCGGCATCCTCGGCGACCTACGCGACATCCGGGTGCTCTACGGAGTCGGCGGCGCGGTGTTCGGCCTCGGATCGCTCGCGTGCACCCTGGCCGCCTCCAGCGGGACCCACGGCACGGCGATGATCTTCGTGGGCCGTGCCGTGCAGGGTGTCGGCGCGGCACTGATCCTGCCGCTGTCCCTGGCGATGATCTTCGTATTCGCCGAGCCGGCGGCGCGGACCAAGCTGATCGCGCTGTGGAGCGCCGTCGGCGGCCTGTCCACCGCCGTCGGTCCGCTGGTGGGCGGGCTCATCGTCCAGCACATCGGCTGGACCTGGATCTTCCTCATCAACCTGCCGGTGGTCGCGGTGCTGGTGGCGCTGCTGTTGCGCACCCCGGCGCCGGGCGGGCGGCGCCGCGAGGCGTTGCCCAGTCCGGTCTCCGTCGCCGCTTTCGCGGTCTCGACCTTCGCCCTGACCCTCGCACTGATCCAGGGCCCGAGCTGGGGCTGGGCGGACGTCCGGGTGCTGGCGATGTTCGGCCTCACCCTGGTCGGGACCGTGGTGTTCGTGGCCGGGGAAGCCGGCTCGAAGCGGCCGCTGGTCCCGGTCACGCTGCGGCGGGAGCGGGAGTTCCGCAGCAGCCTGCTGACCGGCTTCGTCAGCGGCTTCGCGGTGTTCTCACTGTTCTTCTTCCTGTCGTACTACCTGCAGTACGGTGCCGGCCTCAGCCCTACCGCGACCGGTCTGCACTACCTGCCGATGAGCGCGATGCTCGTCGTGTTCGCCGGCGCCGGCCGCAAGGTGGGCGAGCGCATCGGCCAGGCGGCCACCATCGGCGTCGGCATGCTGATCTGCGGCATCGGCCTGACGCTGTTGTGGGTCATGCTGGCCGACTCCCGGCCGGGCGCACTGGCGACGATCGTGCCGACGGTGGTGCTGGGCATCGGCGTGGGCCTGTCGTTCCCGGCGACCTCGGCGCAGGCGTTCGCGCACACCTCCGGCGACGACTACGGCACCGCGGCCAGCATTCTGACGATGACCCGCCAGCTCGGCACCTCCGTGGGCATCGGCGTCCTCAGCCTGATCATGACCCGCTCCGTCGGCCAGCACCTCACCGCCGACGCGGTGCGCGACGGCCTGCGCTGGATCGGCCTGGCCGGCGCGGTGGCCACGACCCTGATCGCCCTGGTCAACCTGCGGGCCGCCGCGCGGAACGCGTCCAACCCCGAAAGCGAATCCGAATGA
- a CDS encoding SDR family oxidoreductase → MSNDTIGKDGKGKGKELPRTALVSGASRGIGAAIALQLAQDGIRVIGIHRSPSESAEQVAKNLDAVSPGSELRICETTDRAAVAALFAEFKAEKTVITDLVNCAGITDDRAAATMPDEAWDRVVETNLTGTFNLTRAYTLPAMRAQFGVITNISSVAGVYGNPGQLNYSATKGGIDAMTRSLSKELGRSGIRVNSVAPGFIESDMTAAFTPDQVKALVKKVSLRRIGRPEDVAGLVGYLHSAGASYITGQTIVIDGGTSL, encoded by the coding sequence ATGAGCAACGACACCATCGGCAAGGACGGCAAGGGCAAGGGCAAGGAGCTGCCGCGGACGGCACTCGTGTCCGGAGCATCCCGCGGCATCGGCGCCGCGATCGCCCTCCAGCTGGCCCAGGACGGGATCCGGGTCATCGGGATCCACCGCTCGCCCAGCGAGAGCGCGGAGCAGGTCGCCAAGAACCTCGACGCGGTCTCGCCCGGCAGCGAGTTGCGGATCTGCGAGACCACCGACCGGGCGGCCGTCGCCGCGCTGTTCGCGGAGTTCAAGGCCGAGAAGACCGTCATCACCGACCTGGTCAACTGCGCCGGGATCACCGACGACCGCGCGGCCGCGACGATGCCCGACGAGGCCTGGGACCGGGTGGTGGAGACCAACCTCACCGGTACCTTCAACCTCACCCGGGCCTACACCCTGCCCGCGATGCGCGCCCAGTTCGGCGTGATCACCAACATCTCCAGCGTCGCCGGCGTGTACGGCAACCCCGGCCAGCTCAACTACTCGGCCACCAAGGGCGGCATCGACGCGATGACCCGGTCCCTCTCGAAGGAACTGGGCCGCTCCGGCATCCGCGTCAACTCCGTCGCGCCCGGCTTCATCGAGTCGGACATGACGGCGGCGTTCACCCCGGACCAGGTCAAGGCGCTGGTCAAGAAGGTGTCGCTGCGACGGATCGGGCGCCCCGAGGACGTCGCCGGGCTGGTCGGCTACCTGCACAGCGCCGGCGCGAG
- a CDS encoding NtaA/DmoA family FMN-dependent monooxygenase (This protein belongs to a clade of FMN-dependent monooxygenases, within a broader family of flavin-dependent oxidoreductases, the luciferase-like monooxygenase (LMM) family, some of whose members use coenzyme F420 rather than FMN.) yields the protein MTNTDHSPADQTDQASPAKPLFFSAFLQNTVSHLQHGAWTLPEAEQTRMNELDLWVDLARTLEAGGFDMMFFADMTGLVHDYAGGIEKFVASGLHIPCNDPMVLVSAMAAATQRLGLAFTSSILQLHPFEFARKISTLDHATRGRIGWNVVTGMSDNASRNFGLEELVAHDERYEWAEEYMEVVYKLWQGSWDDEALLLDKSAGTVADPRHVHRIDHKGPRYSVQGPHLVSPSPQRVPFLFQAGASARGRDFAAKHAEVVFLLAPTPEIAGRDAADIRRRAEACGRDPQGIKILQGLTFVVGDTHEAAVAEAARLDETLDDSAYVAFAGGIMGVDLGFADLDQPISDLRQRGTESVVGWLKQAIPDREPTVRDIARIHRSAGRIVGTPEEIADAIQVWADAGIDGVNIINYTLPGSYQQFIDSVMPELRRRGLAAEPAEAEPTTFRARFTGSDRPDERHPAHAYLNSFNNSEVEQA from the coding sequence ATGACAAACACCGACCACAGTCCGGCCGACCAGACCGACCAGGCCAGCCCGGCCAAGCCGCTGTTCTTCTCGGCCTTCCTGCAGAACACCGTCTCCCACCTCCAGCACGGGGCCTGGACCCTGCCGGAGGCGGAGCAGACCCGCATGAACGAGCTCGACCTCTGGGTCGACCTCGCGCGGACCCTCGAAGCGGGTGGGTTCGACATGATGTTCTTCGCCGATATGACGGGCCTGGTGCACGACTACGCCGGTGGCATCGAGAAGTTCGTCGCCTCCGGCCTGCACATCCCCTGCAACGACCCGATGGTGCTCGTGTCGGCGATGGCGGCGGCCACGCAGCGGCTGGGCCTGGCCTTCACGAGTTCGATCCTCCAGCTGCACCCGTTCGAATTCGCGCGCAAGATCTCGACGCTCGACCATGCGACGCGCGGCCGGATCGGCTGGAACGTCGTCACCGGGATGTCGGACAACGCCTCGCGCAACTTCGGCCTCGAGGAACTCGTCGCCCACGACGAGCGCTACGAGTGGGCCGAGGAGTACATGGAGGTCGTCTACAAGCTGTGGCAGGGCTCCTGGGACGACGAGGCGCTGCTGCTCGACAAGAGCGCCGGTACCGTCGCCGATCCCCGCCACGTCCACCGCATCGACCACAAGGGTCCGCGCTACTCCGTGCAGGGCCCGCACCTGGTGTCGCCCAGCCCGCAGCGGGTTCCGTTCCTGTTCCAGGCCGGGGCCTCCGCGCGGGGCCGGGACTTCGCGGCCAAGCACGCCGAGGTCGTGTTCCTGCTGGCGCCGACCCCCGAGATCGCCGGACGCGACGCCGCGGACATCCGCCGCCGCGCCGAGGCCTGCGGCCGCGATCCCCAGGGCATCAAGATCCTGCAGGGCCTGACCTTCGTCGTCGGCGACACCCACGAGGCCGCCGTGGCCGAGGCGGCCCGCCTGGACGAGACCCTCGACGATTCCGCCTACGTGGCCTTCGCCGGCGGCATCATGGGCGTCGACCTCGGCTTCGCCGACCTCGACCAGCCGATCAGCGACCTGCGCCAGCGCGGCACCGAATCCGTCGTCGGCTGGCTCAAGCAGGCGATCCCGGACCGGGAGCCCACGGTCCGCGACATCGCCCGGATCCACCGCAGTGCCGGCCGGATCGTCGGTACACCGGAAGAGATCGCCGACGCGATCCAGGTGTGGGCCGACGCCGGGATCGACGGCGTCAACATCATCAACTACACGCTCCCCGGCTCGTACCAGCAGTTCATCGATTCGGTCATGCCCGAGCTGCGGCGGCGCGGGCTCGCCGCCGAGCCCGCCGAGGCCGAGCCGACCACGTTCCGCGCCCGGTTCACCGGATCCGACCGGCCCGACGAGCGGCACCCGGCGCACGCGTACCTGAATTCCTTCAACAACAGCGAGGTGGAACAGGCATGA